The Prunus persica cultivar Lovell chromosome G7, Prunus_persica_NCBIv2, whole genome shotgun sequence genome has a segment encoding these proteins:
- the LOC109950209 gene encoding uncharacterized protein LOC109950209 — MSGARVRSPQAIASRFKIINQQCSLWKACMIKTNARHVSGSNLEDVDMNARKLFLNDNKTLNRPLKLYHAWQILKDCPKWNNLCESPTQTFKDSSHSGNTVNLEEDEDDVVMPTPRPLGRDKQNDEKKKGKGVEGYLNQSGKFLSKLVQQGNEAKEDRRRKLELLQEQHAYQIQQDKEANEQRIMSMDLSKFTSTKKKYC; from the exons ATGAGCGGAGCAAGGGTACGATCGCCGCAAGCTATTGCTTCTCGATTCAAGATCATCAACCAACAATGTTCTCTATGGAAGGCATGTATGATAAAGACCAATGCAAGGCATGTGAGCGGCTCCAATCTTGAAGATGTG GATATGAATGCAAGAAAACTTTTCTTAAATGATAATAAAACTCTAAATAGGCCTTTAAAGTTGTATCATGCTTGGCAAATCTTAAAAGATTGCCCAAAATGGAACAACCTATGTGAATCTCCCACACAAACATTCAAAGATTCTTCTCATAGTGGCAATACAGTCAATttggaggaagatgaagatgatgtaGTCATGCCCACTCCAAGGCCGTTAGGAAGAGATAAACAGaatgatgaaaaaaagaaagggaaaggtGTTGAAGGTTATCTCAACCAAAGTGGAAAGTTCTTGTCTAAATTGGTTCAACAAGGAAATGAGGCAAAAGAGGATAGGAGGCGAAAGTTAGAGCTCCTACAAGAACAACATGCCTATCAAATCCAACAAGATAAGGAGGCCAATGAACAGAGGATAATGTCCATGGACCTATCCAAATTTACTTCAACAAAGAAGAAGTATTGTTAG